The following nucleotide sequence is from uncultured Fibrobacter sp..
GTGCGGGCAGTCTTATCGCGCTCGCCTGCCAAAAGCTTTACATGCTCGAAGCCACCACGATTGGCGACTGCGCCCCCATCGTGCAGGGTGGCGACGGCACTCCGCAAATCGTCGGCGAAAAAATCCAATCCCCGCTCCGTGCCAAATTCAGGAACCTTGCCCAGCGTAACGGTTATCCCGAGCTCCTGAGTTCCGCCTTCGTAACGCCGGAACTCGAAATTCTCGAACTTACCGCCACGCTCGACAAAGGTAAAAAGTCTCAGCGCGACACCACGCTCATTATCGAAGGCTCCAAGTACAGCGTCCTCGACAGTGCCGCCAAGGCATTCTGGGGCGCCCCGAAGATTCTCGTGAAAGAAGGCGAACTCCTGACCATGACCGACAAGGAAGCGCAGGAACTCGGATTCTCGCAGGGAACCTTCAAAAGCCGCGACGAATTTGAAACCAAGCTCGCTATCGAAAGCAGGAGCGAAGTCGAAACGACCCTCGGCGAAGACATCGCCTCCGCAATTGCCGCTATTTCGGGCATTCTCCTGATTCTCGGCTTCGGCGCGCTCTACATCGAATTCAAGACGCCGGGCTTTGGCTTGTTCGGAATCATCGGCCTCATCCTCATCGGCATCGTATTCCTCGGACAGTTCGCCCCGCAGCTTGATGGCTACATTCCGGCGATTCTGCTGGTGGCCGGCGTGGTGCTGTTCCTGGTCGAAATCTTCGTGATGCCGGGAACGTTCCTGTTCGGCATCGGCGGCATCGTGTGCATGATTCTTGCACTCGCGCTTTCGTTCGAGCCTTCGGAAATGCCCGAATACGTGCCCGAAACCATCGAAACGACTTTTGACGCCACGCCCTGGCTACTCGGGTTACTCTACATGTTAAGCTACGCGGCAATCGCGCTCGTGTTCCCGATTG
It contains:
- a CDS encoding nodulation protein NfeD yields the protein AGSLIALACQKLYMLEATTIGDCAPIVQGGDGTPQIVGEKIQSPLRAKFRNLAQRNGYPELLSSAFVTPELEILELTATLDKGKKSQRDTTLIIEGSKYSVLDSAAKAFWGAPKILVKEGELLTMTDKEAQELGFSQGTFKSRDEFETKLAIESRSEVETTLGEDIASAIAAISGILLILGFGALYIEFKTPGFGLFGIIGLILIGIVFLGQFAPQLDGYIPAILLVAGVVLFLVEIFVMPGTFLFGIGGIVCMILALALSFEPSEMPEYVPETIETTFDATPWLLGLLYMLSYAAIALVFPIAASKYLIPLLPEGWTPMLKTDLENAASPTEAVQEVSVGDEGIAKTFLRPVGQALINGKLFDVQTHGEIIEASTRIQVTAIQEGHIWVSVAHSEMEG